The segment ACGAAATCAGTTTGGATTTTTAGTGATCGTTTTGAGGAGATCGGTGATGCCCTTTTGCACCGCCTTGGACGTGGAGTTACCTATTTTAAAGGAGAAGGAGCTTATACGGGGGAAGGAAAGAATGTTATATTTTGTGTGGTTACCCGATTGGAAGAGGCGAAGTTGATATCGATTGTGGATGATATTGACCCGAATGCTTTTTTAGCCATTGCCAATATGCATGATGTCAAAGGGGGACAGTTTAAGAAAAGGGAGATCCACTAGGAGGAAAGGGCTAACAAGGGATTTGACTGAACTTCAAGGGGAATGCCTGTAAGTAACCGGACCCAAACATCGCCTCAGTCCTCAGGCTCTGTCTGGGTCCGGTTTAAATCAGAATGTGTAACGGGAATGTACCAGCCTTTTCCAATATGACGATAAAGATGGCGGTTATCCGGATGAAGGGGACAGTAGTCACACCTTCCGCCTGATCTCTTTTTAAAACATTGTATGCATCGGATGGGCTTCATGGTTACCCTTGTGCCAATCGGTCACAAAAGGCCTTTGCATAAGGCGCTAAATCCGGTGGACGGCGACTGGAGACCACGTGACCGTCTACAACGACGGCTTCGTCTACCCAGATCGCACCGGCATTGGTCATGTCATCACGGATCCCGGGTGTGGAAGTTACTTTCCTGCCCTGAAGAATTCCGGCTGAAATCAATACCCACCCTGCATGGCAAATTTGTCCGATGGGTTTTTGTTGTTGATCCATCTGACGGATTAGCTCCAATACGTGGTTATATCGGCGTATTTTGTCCGGTGCCCACCCGCCGGGAACCAGAATACCATCATAGTCTTCTGCGGAGAGCTGTTCATAGGAAAGGTCGGTTTTCGCCGGGACTCCATATTTACCGATATACTCCTTGTTTGCCTCGGGTCCCGCCAGATGAACGGCGGCCCCTTCTTCACGAAGACGAATCACCGGATACCAAAGCTCGAGATCTTCAAATTCTGAATCAACAAGACAGATGACAGACTTGTTTTTCAGTCGCACTTTCAGTCGCCTCCCTTAGTGTAGTCCCTTTATGTGAGACAGGAAGTTAGTACTTACACAACTTATTAACATAATTTATACATAAAGGGTGGAAACCTTGAAACCCTTTTTGACATGAGATAAAATGAAATGAGAATCAAGTGAGAATGACTTTAAAAAAACCGTCGGGTCAGTCTTATCGTAACACACCCTTTTCCAACTGCAAACCAACCTTTGGTTTGTTAAGTATAGATGGAAATGGTGAATCGAAACTTGGAGGTTTGAGAAACTATGTCGACAACACCCAAACTCGCCATTAAGGATCTACATGTATCCATCGAAGAGAAGGGGATTCTCAAAGGAGTAAACCTGGACATCAAGGGTGGTGAAATCCATGCCATCATGGGTCCCAACGGTACCGGTAAATCTACTCTGGCTCAGGCCCTGATGGGACATCCCCGGTATGAGGTGACCGGCGGCAGCGTAACCCTGGACGGTGAAGATGTTCTGGAGATGGAAGTGGATGAGCGGGCCCGTAAGGGGATATTCCTGGCGATGCAGTATCCCAGTGAAATCAGTGGTGTAACCAATTCCGACTTTCTCCGGAGTGCGGTTAATGCGACACGGGGAGAAGGCAACGAAATTTCCATCATGAAATTTATGAAGGAAATGGATAAAAAAATGGAACAGCTGGAGATGGATGAATCCTTTGCCACTCGTTATTTAAATGAAGGGTTTTCCGGCGGGGAGAAAAAACGCAATGAAATTTTGCAACTATTAATGTTGAAACCCCGAATTGCCATCCTGGATGAAATCGACTCCGGTTTGGATATCGACGCTTTAAAAGTGGTGGGTGACGGTGTCAATTCCATGCGGAACCCCGACACCGGCTTCTTGATCATTACTCACTATCAACGTCTGTTGAATTACATCAAACCAGACTTTGTCCATGTGGTCATGCAGGGACGAGTGGTTAAATCCGGCGGTCCGGAACTGGCTGAGCGCCTGGAAGCGGAAGGGTATGATTGGGTAAAAGAAGAGCTGGGCATCGAAGACGAAACTGCCGAGCAAAAAGCTTAAGTCGGGAGGATTGAATATGAGCGTCCATACAGAACAACAATTCGACCGTCAGATCGTAACCCAGCTTTCCCAAGCCCAACAGGAGCCGGACTGGATGCTTCAGCGTCGTCTGGATGCGCTGGATGAAGTCGGTCGCCTGGACTTGCCAAAACTGGAGAAGACTCGGATCGACCATTGGAACTTTACCCAGTTTCAACCTTATACCGGGGAAAAAGCCATTGTTTCTCCCCTGGAGTTGCCGGAGGAAGTACGTGAGTTTGTCTCCTTTGAACAGAAGGATTCGGTTCTGGTACAAAAAAACTCGAGCCCTGTGTATGCCCAGGTGTCGTCTGAGTTAAAAGACAAAGGGGTTATCTTCACCGATCTGTCCACCGCTTGCCGGGAACATGGAGAACTTGTTCAGAAATACTTCATGACCGATGGTTATCAAGTGAATGAACATAAATTAGCCGCTTTGCATGCAGCACTCTTTACCGGCGGAGTCTTTCTGTATCTTCCCCGGAATGTGACAGTGGATCAACCCTTCCAAAGTTTGTTTTGGACCAGTGGTCAGAATGTGGGAACTTTCCCTCATGTTTTGATCGTGGCGGAATCCGGAACCCAGGCGAATGTCATTGTCAACTATGTTTCCGACTCTGACAGCAAGGCTGTGATCAATGGGGCTGTGGAAGCTTTTGTCGGAGACAATGCCCGTATCCGGATCGCCACCCTGCATACCCAAGGGGAAGGAACCACGGATGTAGCATACCGCCGTACCGTGCTGGGACGGGATGCCAATCTGGAATGGATTGTCGGAGATCTGAATTCCGGTTTGACCATCTCGGACAATACTACTGATATGAAGGGATCCGGCAGTTTTGCCCAAATTAATTCCATTACGCTGGGTTCCGGGGATCAGCGGTCCAACATCACTTCTACGGTGAATCACTGGGGTACCCATACCGAAAGCGATATCGTTGCCAGAGGTGTGATGAAAGATCATGCCCAGACTATTCTCAACGGAGTGACGAAGATTGAAAAAGGGGCCCGCAGAGCCAACGGTGTTCAGGCCGAAAAAGTTTTGATGCTGAGTGAAGAGGCGCGGGGAGACGCCAATCCAATCCTCTTGATCGATGAAAACGACGTGCAAGCGGGTCACGCCGCCAGTGTGGGTAAAATCGATCCCATTCAGATGTTTTATCTGATGTCCAGAGGATTGGACAAAAAAGAAGCCGAGCGTTTGATTATATTTGGATTTGTCGGCCCGGTATTAAATTCGATTCCCTTTGATTCCCTGCGTGAGCGGATCTCTGGTGTCATCG is part of the Kroppenstedtia pulmonis genome and harbors:
- a CDS encoding type 1 glutamine amidotransferase domain-containing protein, with translation MRLKNKSVICLVDSEFEDLELWYPVIRLREEGAAVHLAGPEANKEYIGKYGVPAKTDLSYEQLSAEDYDGILVPGGWAPDKIRRYNHVLELIRQMDQQQKPIGQICHAGWVLISAGILQGRKVTSTPGIRDDMTNAGAIWVDEAVVVDGHVVSSRRPPDLAPYAKAFCDRLAQG
- the sufC gene encoding Fe-S cluster assembly ATPase SufC, whose amino-acid sequence is MSTTPKLAIKDLHVSIEEKGILKGVNLDIKGGEIHAIMGPNGTGKSTLAQALMGHPRYEVTGGSVTLDGEDVLEMEVDERARKGIFLAMQYPSEISGVTNSDFLRSAVNATRGEGNEISIMKFMKEMDKKMEQLEMDESFATRYLNEGFSGGEKKRNEILQLLMLKPRIAILDEIDSGLDIDALKVVGDGVNSMRNPDTGFLIITHYQRLLNYIKPDFVHVVMQGRVVKSGGPELAERLEAEGYDWVKEELGIEDETAEQKA
- the sufD gene encoding Fe-S cluster assembly protein SufD, with translation MSVHTEQQFDRQIVTQLSQAQQEPDWMLQRRLDALDEVGRLDLPKLEKTRIDHWNFTQFQPYTGEKAIVSPLELPEEVREFVSFEQKDSVLVQKNSSPVYAQVSSELKDKGVIFTDLSTACREHGELVQKYFMTDGYQVNEHKLAALHAALFTGGVFLYLPRNVTVDQPFQSLFWTSGQNVGTFPHVLIVAESGTQANVIVNYVSDSDSKAVINGAVEAFVGDNARIRIATLHTQGEGTTDVAYRRTVLGRDANLEWIVGDLNSGLTISDNTTDMKGSGSFAQINSITLGSGDQRSNITSTVNHWGTHTESDIVARGVMKDHAQTILNGVTKIEKGARRANGVQAEKVLMLSEEARGDANPILLIDENDVQAGHAASVGKIDPIQMFYLMSRGLDKKEAERLIIFGFVGPVLNSIPFDSLRERISGVIERKLG